One Klebsiella electrica genomic window, ACATCTTTGCGCAAATGGAAAGTGTATAGCTTGTTATCATTGCTGACTTCCCAGCGTTGCGCCAGCCAGGGCGTAAAGTGGTTATCTTCAGCCTGCCCGACCAGTGAATCAAGCACATTGCGCGTCACCAGCGCGGCGACGGAATAGGCGGTGGTAGACGGGTCGATAGTGGGCGTATCGCTACCCAATGCGACATGCAGTATGCCGCCAGCCACGGGTTTGTCATTGACATTGTTCACCGCCCACGCGGAGGTGGTCATGGCGACTAAAAGCGTCAACCCTGATGCCGCGATGGCGCCGGGATGAAACCAGCGACTTGTTAAAAAGCGATATTCTTTCACGCGCATTCCTTTGTGATTGCCGGGTCTATTGTGGTTGCATCTTAGTAAGTGGCAAAGGGACTGTAAAAGAACAAAAAATCATTCTTATTGCCAGCCAGAACATTTAAACCGGCGTCTTATCTGAGAGTAATGGGGGAACCACCGGGGCTGAGGGCGAGTCACTGACTGCATGCTGAGCACAGCGTTAAGCAATGATTGTCGGTATTTAACTGCTGAACCGTTTTGCGCAACCGAAGCATATTGTTAATGTTATGCATTTAGAAATTATTTAAAATCAGTCGCTGTTTACCCTGTTGTGTATTGCACTCAATGAAAACGGCGGAGAATATCCCCGTCATAGATATCCGGAGAAAATAATGGAACTCAACTGCCCGGTCTGCGGTAAAACACTCTCCGGCACGGAGAGCGGTGCGCATTGTGAAGGTTGTCAGATGGACTTTACGCTGGAAGCCCGCTGCCCGGATTGCCATAAGCCGCTGCAAGTGCTGAAGGCCTGCGGCGCGGTCGATTATTTCTGCCAGAACGGCCACGGGATGATTTCCAGAAAGCGTGTCGAGTTTGTGCCGCTGGCGTCTTAATCGCCAACGCAGCCTTCGCCTTTCTGCCACAGTTCAACCAGCGACGGCGGCGCGTCCTCTTCCGGGATCAGCACAATGATATCGGTATACTGCGCCTGATTGTGCTGCGCCCGCAGAATCTGAATACGAAAATAGCGCCGATCGCCGCGGCCTGGAGAACTGGCTCGCCCGGGCGGCAAGCCGAACGGAAATGACTGCTGCAGAATATCCACGATGCGCTGGCGTTGCGCCTGCGTCAGGGATGACAACGTGATTCTGCGCTCTCCGCTTAACCCAGGAATAAACGCGAAGCCGCCTTCCCGCGCCAGTTCGATGACGGCATCATCAGCCAGTTCCGGTACCTTCATTTACAGCACCCCCACGGTTTTCCACGCCTGCTCGATGGCCGCCGCCGTCGCGGTGCCTGAGCGTTTTTCGCCATGCGTGATGGTTAACTGCGCGAAATCCGCAAAATCCGCATCCTGCTTCAGCGCGCGATCGCAGACGGTGTCATACCAGGCGTAACCGGCTTTTTCCCAGGCAAACCCGCCCAGAGCGCTGGCAGCAAGATAGAAGGCGTGATTAGGTATACCTGAATTCAGATGAACGCCGCCGTTATCCTGCCGGGTGTGGGCAAAATCTTTCATGTGGGCAGGCTGCGGGTCTTTCCCCAGCAGCGGATCGTCATAGGCGCTACCGGGGTGTGACATTGAGCGTAACCCTTTACCGTGGATCCCCCTGGCTAACAGCCCCGCGCCAATAATCCAGTCCGCCCGATCCGCAGTTTGCTTATGATGATACTGTTTCACGAGAGAACCGAAGACGTCGGAAAGCGACTCGTTCAATGCGCCCGACTGGGCGAAATAGATAAGCCCGGCCTCGCTTTCGGTTACCCCGTGGCTGAGTTCGTGGGCGACAACATCAATCGCTATTGTAAAGCGATTAAAGATCTCGCCATCGCCGTCGCCGAATACCATTTGCTGACCATTCCAGAATGCGTTCTGGTACTCTCTGCCGTAATGCACTGTGCCGATAAGCTTCAGACCGCGGTTGTCCAGCGAGTCGCGGTGGTAGGTGCGCCAGAAAAATTCATGAGTGATGCCCAGATAATCGTAAGCTTCATCAACGGCCACATCGCCATTGGATAATTGACCTTCAAATCGCACCTGGGTACCGGGCAAATCCTGGGTCTGTTGCGCATCATAAATATCGCGTTCCAGCTGGCCTGGAGTGGAGACATGCGCGGCTGTGGGCTGGCCGGGAACGTGGGCCATTAGCGCCTGTACGTGGGTCAGCGTTTGCTGTGCGCAGCGTTGCTGAGTCGTGGAACCGTGGTCAACAATGCGCCGCAGAATATAGGGGGGAACAACGCAGCGGTAATGATAATATTGCATATCGCGCTCCTTTATCCGGATGAAACCGTTTAAAAGGGTATGACAGCAGTATAGTGCGCGACGGAAATTTATGCTTTTTTACGGGCGCGAGTTTTTTTCACCGCGGTGATGGTTTTGACTTCGCTTTCGACCCAGCCATCATTTAAACGCGTGGTCAGCAGATCGCCGGCCTTCACCTGTCTGGTTTGCTTCAGCACTTTGCCATCGCTGGCTGAGGTCACGCTATAGCCGCGGGCCAGCGTTGCCAGCGGGCTGACGGCCTCCAGGTGAGTAACCGCGTTGCCGAAACGTTCGCGCTGTTCGCTCAGACGGGTATGAATATTTTCCGCCAGCCGGTATTCCAGTTGCTGAATACGCGTCTGCGCGCGGTGAATGCGCGGCTGCGGATTTTGCAGGTTCAGGCGCTGAATGACGCGCTGTTGACGCTGATCGGCGCGTTTCATCTGCGTTTCGAGTGCAAGGCGCATCCGCTCCCGTAGCCTTTCCAGCGCGGTTTGCTGGCGCACTAACCGCAGCTGCGGATGCTGTTGCTGAAGACGATGGAACAGCTGGGTAAAACGACGGTGGCGGTTGGCGATAAAATAGTCCATCGCCATCTCCAGACGCTGTTGTCCGGACTGCAGCTGGCGCAGCAGCTCCTGCTGATTGCGGCTGACAATCTCCGCAGCGGCTGAAGGCGTTGGCGCCCGCAGGTCAGAGACAAAATCGGTGATGGTGACGTCGGTTTCATGGCCGACGGCACTGACCAGCGGAATGCGGCTGGCAAAAATCGCCCGCGCTACCCGCTCATCGTTAAAGCTCCATAGATCTTCCAGCGAACCGCCGCCGCGGCCCACGATCAGCACATCACACTCCTCGCGAAGGTTGGCTAATTCTATGGCGCGAACGATTTGTCCCGGCGCGTCGTCGCCCTGAACCGACGTGGGATAGATAACCACCGGCAGCGACGGATCGCGTCTTTTCAGCACCTGCAAAATGTCGTGCAGCGCCGCGCCGCTTTTCGACGTGATGACGCCCACACAGCGCGCAGGAGAGGGGAGCGCTTGCTTATGCTGCTGGTCGAAAAGGCCTTCCGCCGCCAGCAGCGCTTTTAGCTGTTCATATTTTTGCTGCAATAGCCCTTCGCCGGCAGGCTGCATGCTCTCGACGATAATCTGGTAGTCGCCGCGCGGTTCATACAGCGTGATATTGGCTCGCACCAGTACCTGCTGTCCGTGCTGCGGACGAAAAGTGACCCGCCGGTTGCTGTTGCGAAACATCGCGCAGCGCACCTGGGCGTTATCGTCTTTGAGGGTGAAGTACCAGTGGCCGGAAGACGGCTGGCTGAAGTTAGAGATCTCGCCGCTGATCCAGACCTGGCCCATTTCCTGTTCCAGCAGCAGGCGAACCGTCTGATTCAGGCGGCTGACCGTGAAAATTGCAGGGGATTGAGATGGCAACATGTGAGCAAGATCAAATTTTAAATCAGCAGGTTATTCAGTCGATAGTAACCTGCTGATAGACAATCGCAAGTATTATTTTCAAAAAAGGGTAGATGCAATCGGTTACGCTCTGTATAATGCCACGGCAATATTTATCCACCCTGGTCGAGATATTGCCCATGCTACGTATCGCTAAAGAAGCTCTGACGTTTGACGACGTCCTCCTCGTTCCCGCTCATTCTACCGTTCTGCCGAATACTGCCGATCTCAGCACCCAGCTGACGAAAACCATTCGTCTGAATATTCCTATGCTCTCCGCAGCCATGGATACCGTAACAGAAGCGCGCCTGGCAATTGCCCTGGCACAGGAAGGTGGCATTGGCTTTATTCACAAAAACATGTCCATCGAGCGCCAGGCGGAAGAAGTTCGCCGCGTGAAGAAACATGAGTCCGGCGTGGTTTCCGACCCGCAGACCGTATTGCCTACAACCACCCTGCGCGAAGTAAAAGTGCTGACCGAGCGTAACGGCTTTGCTGGCTATCCGGTAGTGACCGAAGACAACGAACTGGTCGGTATCATCACCGGTCGCGACGTCCGCTTCGTGACCGACCTGAACCAGCCTGTCAGCGTTTATATGACGCCGAAAGAGCGTCTGGTCACCGTACGCGAAGGCGAAGCCCGTGAAGTAGTGTTTGCCAAAATGCATGAAAAACGCGTTGAAAAAGCGCTGGTTGTTGATGCTGGCTTCCATCTGCGCGGCATGATTACCGTTAAAGATTTCCAGAAAGCGGAACGTAAACCGAATGCGTGTAAAGATGAGCAGGGTCGTCTGCGCGTCGGTGCCGCGGTTGGCGCAGGCGCGGGCAACGAAGAGCGCGTTGATGCGCTGGTTGCTGCAGGCGTTGACGTGCTGCTGATCGACTCCTCCCACGGCCATTCCGAAGGTGTACTGCAGCGCATTCGTGAAACCCGCGCTAAATATCCTGACCTGCAAATCATCGGCGGCAACGTGGCGACCGGCGCTGGCGCACGTGCCCTGGCGGAAGCGGGCGTGAGCGCGGTGAAAGTAGGTATCGGCCCGGGTTCTATCTGTACTACCCGTATTGTTACCGGCGTAGGTGTTCCGCAGATCACCGCTGTTTCTGACGCGGTGGAAGCGCTGGAAGGCACCGGCATTCCGGTTATCGCCGATGGCGGTATCCGTTTCTCCGGCGATATCGCCAAAGCGATCGCTGCCGGCGCGGCGGCGGTGATGGTCGGTTCCATGCTGGCGGGTACCGAAGAGTCCCCGGGTGAAATCGAGCTCTACCAGGGCCGTTCTTACAAATCCTATCGTGGTATGGGTTCTCTGGGCGCGATGTCCAAAGGCTCCTCCGACCGTTACTTCCAGAGCGACAACGCCGCGGACAAACTGGTGCCGGAAGGTATCGAAGGCCGCGTTGCTTATAAAGGCCGCCTGAAAGAGATCATCCATCAGCAGATGGGCGGCCTGCGCTCCTGCATGGGGCTGACCGGTTGTGGTACCATCGACACCCTGCGTACTAAAGCGGAATTCGTGCGTATCAGCGGCGCGGGCATCCAGGAAAGCCACGTTCACGACGTGACGATCACCAAGGAATCCCCGAACTACCGCATGGGCTCCTGATTTTCATCGCCCGGTCATGCGCCGGGCGATTTTATTTAATCGCTACTGCTCTGGAATAAACGTCAATGACGGATAACATTCATAAACATCGCATTCTCATCCTGGACTTCGGTTCTCAGTACACCCAGTTGGTTGCGCGTCGCGTACGTGAATTAGGGGTTTATTGCGAGCTGTGGGCCTGGGATGTTACGGAAGCTCAGATTCGTGAGTTCAATCCTAGCGGCATCATTCTTTCAGGCGGCCCGGAAAGCACCACTGAACATAACAGCCCGCGCGCGCCGCAGTATGTTTTCGAAGCCGGTGTACCGGTGTTTGGCGTTTGCTATGGCATGCAGACCATGGCAATGCAGTTGGGCGGCCACGTAGAAGGCTCTAATGAGCGCGAGTTCGGCTATGCGCAGGTTGAAGTTGTTACCGATAGCGCGCTGGTGCGTGGTATTGAAGACTCCCTGACCGCTGAAGGCAAACCGCTGCTGGATGTGTGGATGAGCCACGGCGACAAAGTCACCGCGATCCCGTCTGACTTCGTGACCGTTGCCAGCACCGAAAGCTGCCCGTTTGCCATTATGGCGAACGAAGAAAAACGCTTCTACGGCGTGCAGTTCCACCCGGAAGTGACCCACACCCGTCAGGGTATGCGTATGCTGGAACGCTTCGTGCGTGATATCTGCCAGTGCGAAGCCCTGTGGACGCCGGCAAAAATCATCGACGATGCCGTTGAGCGTATCCGTCAGCAGGTTGGCGATGACAAAGTGATCCTCGGCCTGTCCGGCGGCGTGGACTCCTCCGTGACCGCGATGCTGCTGCACCGCGCGATCGGTAAAAACCTGACCTGTGTATTCGTGGACAACGGTCTGCTGCGTCTGAACGAAGCCCAGCAGGTGATGGACATGTTCGGTGACCACTTCGGTCTGAACATCGTTCACGTGGAAGGCGAGAAACGCTTCCTGGACGCGCTGGCGGGCGAGAACGATCCGGAAGCTAAACGTAAAATCATCGGTCGTGTATTCGTCGAAGTGTTCGACGAAGAAGCGCTGAAGCTGGAAGACGTTAAATGGCTGGCGCAGGGGACTATCTACCCGGACGTGATCGAGTCTGCTGCATCCGCAACCGGTAAAGCGCACGTCATCAAATCTCACCACAACGTCGGCGGCCTGCCGAAAGAGATGAAGATGGGGCTGGTTGAACCGCTGCGTGAGCTGTTTAAAGACGAAGTGCGTAAGATTGGTCTGGAGCTGGGTCTGCCGTACGACATGCTGTACCGTCATCCGTTCCCGGGACCGGGTCTTGGCGTGCGCGTACTGGGCGAAGTGAAGAAAGAGTACTGCGACCTGCTGCGTCGTGCGGATGCTATCTTCATCGAAGAGCTGCATAAAGCCGATCTGTACAACAAAGTGAGTCAGGCGTTCACCGTGTTCCTGCCGGTCCGCTCTGTCGGCGTGATGGGCGATGGCCGTAAGTACGACTGGGTGGTCTCCCTGCGTGCGGTCGAAACCATCGACTTTATGACCGCCCACTGGGCGCACCTGCCGTATGACTTCCTTGGCCGCGTTTCCAACCGCATCATCAACGAAGTGAACGGTATCTCCCGCGTGGTGTATGACATCAGCGGCAAGCCGCCGGCAACGATCGAGTGGGAATAACTCCCCGGCGTTGTTAAACGAAGCCCTCTGTTTTTACAGAGGGCTTTTTCGTTTATGCCGCCGGATTAATGCTGAGTTTTATCGCTGAACTGCGGCACTTCCGTGGAGAAACGCGCGCTGCGGGCATCGCGTTCATAACCCTGATTCTGGCTCAGGATCGCATAGAGGTCGGGGCGTCTGCCGTGGATCCAGCGTCGGCCTGTGGACATGGCCAGCAGGCTTAAATCCAGCGTGGCGCAGACCAGGGTGTCTTCAAACGCATCGGTCTCTGCAATAATGCGGCCATAGGGATCGATAATCATCGCATTTCCGCTACGCACCTCCCCGTTGTCCAGCCCGACGCCATTGCTGAATAAGATAAACATCCCGTTATCATGCGCTCTTGAGGGCAGCCAGCGGAGCAACCATTCCCGACCGTTACGGCCCTGGAATGCGGCTTTCAGCGTGTCAGGATCCTGATACCGTTTCTCCCAAAGAGCTACGGGGATGGGCTGCATACCGAACGGGCTGCGGGAGTTGGTGCCGCCGGTTTGATGAGGAGCCAGCAGAATATCCGCGCCCAGCAGCGCGGTAGCCCGAGCATTTTCCGTCAGGTTATTGTCCCAGCAGATCAGAACGCCAACTTTCACTCCCCACGGCGTATCGAAGACGGTGAAGCTATTCCCCTGGTCTATCGCCGGATGTTCAAAGGCGTGCAGCTTGCGGTGAATATGCCTCTGGCCATCCGGCATACAAACGACGTAGGTGTTATACAGGCGATCGTCACTCGCTCTTTCAATCAGCCCTACGCCAATCGCCATCTCATAACTTTGCGCCAGGCGGGCAATTCTCGCCAGGGAAGGGCTGTCGTCAATGCGCTCGGCCAGCGAGCCTACCTCCTCGGCACTGAGATCGATAACGTGCCAGTAGCCGGTAATGCACATTTCGGGAAAGGCCAGAATGCGGGTCCCTTCGCCGGCTGCCTGATGAATAAAGCGTTCCATAATGCCCAGGTTATAGGACTTATCATTAGCGCGGTGGCAGAACTGTACCGTAGCCACCTGGAGTTCGTTGTTCATAGGTCTCTTCTCGTTGCGAAAAACTGAGCTCATTACGCCAGCAGAGACACCGGATGTATAATCACGCTTTCTCCGCGTTTGATAAGGGACGGGAATGGACATCAGATTAATACGGGCGTTCGTCACTCTGGCCCAGCTGCGACGCTACCATGCGGCGGCGGAGCGGCTTTGTTTGACCCAACCAGCGTTGACGAAACAAATCCAGACCCTGGAACATATGACGGGCATGACCCTTTTTCAGCGGGGGCGGCAGGGCGCTCAGCTGACTGCGGCGGGGGAGGCTATCTATTCTCAGGCCTGTCATTTTGTCGAGCAGCATGACCAGTTTTGTGCCTGGACGGAGCAGGTCCGGCGCGGGAACGTCGGCACACTGGCGCTGGGGTTCGGCATCTCAACCTTCCAGATGGCCCCGACGCAAGTTAAAGCCTTTCGTCAGCAGTTTCCCGATGTTGACGTCTCCCTCAACGATATCGCTTCCCACGAGCAGTATCGAATGCTGCTGGAGGGGCAACTGCATGCCGGGTTTGTGCGGATGCCAGTTCCGGACGCGCTGGAAGCGCAGGCGCTAATGGAAGAGAACCTGGTGCTTGCTGTGCCCGCAGGCGCAACGGAGGCGTTCCCGGATATCGCCTCCGTGCTCCGACAGTTCCCGCTGCTGCAAATTAACCCAAAGCGTGGGCGCGGGTTGGCAGAGCAAACGGCGCTTTTCCTGCAAATCAACCACCTTACCGCTGATATCGTGGCCGATGCTGATGATATTCATACGCTGCTGGCGCTGGTTGCCGGCGGAAATGGTGTTGCGCTGCTTCCTGCCGGCGCATGTCATCTGCTGCCGGCAGGCATAAAGCTCATTACCATGACGGGGGAGGGCGCGCGATGGCAGGTCGGTCTTGCCTGGAACCCTCAGATGGCGGACGCCGTCCGCGATCGTTTTATCGCGATGGTCTGTCGGAAAAACGTGGCGATACCTCCCCGCTAAGGAGCGTGCAGGTATCGCCACGAAGCTCAGGAATCAATGGCTGCCGGCATCGCCTCGGGTGTCCGACGGGGCTGGCCCCGGGCAATGGCCAGCGCCAGCGCGGCGACCACCAGCGTCAGCGCAGCGGAAAAACCTAAGCTCCCCTGAACTCCAAATTGCTGATTTAACCACGCGTAGGCAAACGGCGAGGCGGCAGCCAGCAGCTGGGCGGGGATCAACAGGATACCGGTGAGCCTGGCGTACTCCTCGGCGGCAAAAAGCTCTAGCGGTAGCGTGGCCTTAAACACCGTCGTTAACCCATTGATGGCGCCATAGCCCAGCACAAATCCGCCGGCTGCCCAGAGGAGATAAGGCCCGCTCAGGCCGAGGGCGAAACAGACCGGCATCAGCAACGTGGTCAGCAGCGTAAGGCGAAGCGGCGTGAGCACCGAACCCGAGGCGACCTCCAGAAAGCGGGCGCCAGTCTGGCCAATGCCCCAAAGCATCCCCGCCGCCACCGGCAGACCGTAGTGGGCGATAAATTCCGGCAGGTGGGTGGAGGTTCCGTTAGAAACAAATGTCACCAGCGCGATCAGCGCCGCATACAGCAGACCAACGTGTCTCTGCTGGTGGGAAGCGGGCCGGTGCGCTTCTGGCCGTATCGCCGCGGGTCGCCTGGCATTCGGCATTCGCCAGAGCAGCAGCGCGCTGAACAGGCCCAGCAGGCCATAAACCAGCAACGCCTCTCGCCAGCTCATCATCGTCAGCAAAAATGCGCCCAGTGGCCAGAACAGAACGGAAGCCAGGCCACCAGCCAGCGTCACGCGGGAAATAGTGCGTCTTGCCTGCTGACCGTACAGATTCACCAGCGCGGCGAACAGCGTATCATACAGCGCCAGACGCATTCCGATACCGGTAAGTAGCCAGGCGCCCAGCCAACCGGAGAGGGTAGGTGCAGCCGCCATGATGAAACATCCTGCGGCGATCGCCAGCGTGCCGCTGACCACAACTCGCTGGCCGCCAAATCGGGCCAGCAGGCGGGCGACAAACGGGGAGAGCAGCGCCATTATCAACATGGCGAGCGTCAGGCCGAGGTAGATTTGCGTCGCTGGCCAGCCGGTGTCGTACTCGATAGCCCGGGCAAAAGTGCCTGGCATATAAAATGAAATTCCACAGTTAATCAGCTGATTACATCCAGCGGCAAGCGTCATCATGCTGGACGCGGCGCGTCTGTTTTCCATATTTTTCATCGTATCTCAGTCTGTTATGCAGTTGTCGGCAGCATAACCTGCGCGCTATTGTGCAGGCAGACTCGTTGGTTTATGACCCTTATAAGAGAAACTTTGAGATGACGACGCTTAATCTGGGAAATCTGGCGACTTTTCGGCTGGTGGTACAGCGGGGGAGCTTCTCGGCTGCTGCGGATGTCCTGGGGCTATCGCAGCCAGCGGTCAGTCTGCAGGTCCGTCAGCTGGAGCAGTTTCTGCAGACCCGGCTGATTGAGCGGACCGGACGAGGGATTAAAGTGACGGCGGCCGGTATGGCCCTGCTGGCTCACGGTGACAATATTGAGCGAGCGGTCAGCGCGGCGGTGCAGTCGGTGAGCGAGTTTAATCGCGAAATCAGCGGCGCGATAACGCTCGGAACGGGGGCCACGGCCTGTATCCATCTCTTACCGCCGGTCTTACAGCAGCTGCGGCAGGCGCATCCGCTGCTGACGGTCGGGGTGACGACCGGAAATACGGTGGATATTGTGCGCGCCGTGGAGGAGAACCGGCTCGATCTCGGACTGGTCACCCTTCCGGCGTATGGGCGCAGTCTGGCAATAGCTCCGCTGGTGGAGGAGGAGTTTGTGTCTGTTTTTGCCTGTGGGCAGGATGCGCTGCCGCTGGAACTGACGCCGGAGGTGCTGCAGGCGCTGCCGCTGATTGCTTTTGAGGCCGGGAGCGGAACCCGGGAGCTGATTGATGGCTGGTTTCGCGCTTGCGGGCGGGATATTTCGCCGATAATGCAGTTGGGCAGCATTGAGGCCATCAAGCGCATGGTGCGTGCCGGGCTGGGATACAGCATTGTTCCACGTATGGCGGTGGCGCATCATGACGATCGGCAAGGGTTACGCGTTCAATCGCTGACGCCAGTACTCCACCGTCAGTTGGGGGTCGTGATGCGTCAGGATAAAATTCTCAGCAAAGGGATCGGCGAAATGCTGCGCCTGCTGCGGGAGGTGCAGTTTACCGTTTAAAGCAATGTTGTACCGTACTGGCTGGCACCGTAATGTGCTGGCTTATTCCCGCGGCGTGGTATCAACCGGGAGCGTCGATTGCTGGGACTCGATCTTGTCCTGATGATGATACCAGGCGCCAATAGAAGAGTAGACAAAGCGTCCAAAAAAGAAAATAAAGCTGATAAGCAGTACGATACGGGTCATGCGACGGTTAAATCGATGTCGTTTACGCATACTGGGTGCCTGACTCACAAAAGGTTCCTTGAGATATACCCACAACCGGGGCGATAAGGGTATTAAGGCACAGGAATGCGGCAGGGTCAATTGATGAGGATGGAAAAATCCGCCGTTCAAACATTACTTAATGTTATATAAGATAATTATCGCATTCACATCTTTTTTCTTTCATTCATTCAGACGCATAAAAAATAAGCTTTATTAATCATAGCTAAAGGGTTTGTTGATTTATATCAACAGCCCGTGTGTGCTGATAACTAAAATCTCTTGCCTGTTCCGTGTAAGTATTCCTTATGCGGCTAAGATGGTTGGGTTGGATGCCTGCCTGAATATACCCTGCGGGAATTTGGGTTATCTGTAGAGCATCAATGAACATAATTAAACAATACAGACAGTATCGGGATAAATGGTGGGCGCTTCCGCTGATCTTACCCCTGCTTTTATTGCCTCTGGCACGAGGCGCAAATACTTACGCGGAGCTGAACGGTAATGAAGTTTCGCTTTACTACTTGCCGTTGGCGCTGGTCCAGAGTCTTATGCTGTTTTTTGATGTGGCAGCGTTGCCCGGCATTATTGTTGGTCTGCTGTGCACCGTGGCCCGGGGAATGAACCTGTGGGAATCGATTGAGGTCATTTTCCACTTTCTTATCCCGGCCGTATTATGCTGGGGCGGCTATCGGATTTTTGTGCCGCGCCGACAGCATGTTTACCACGGTAGTGTGAGTCTGATGCCATATCGTCTGTTCTGGCAAATGCTGCTGCCCTCACTCATTTTCCTCGTGCTTTCTCAGGTTGCCGAGTATCTTGGCATGCACCCGCGGACGACGGGACTGACCGGGATCGATCCGCTAAGTTTGCGCTCACTAATTACGTTTCAGGCCTTGATGGTGGGGGGGCTTACCGGGGTTCCGCTGTGCTATTTGTTGATACGTATGCTACGCAATCCCTTTTATCTGCGGAGTTTTGTCTCACAGACAAAATTACAGGTTGATCCCAAAATTAAATGGGGTGAATTTGTTTTATGGTCGCTGTCATTGTTAATATTATTAGTATTATTATTAATACCACTGAATGGTCTGAGTACGATATTTAGCACAAACTATACATTATCATTACTTATGCCGGTTATGTTGTGGGGGGCGATGCGCTTCGGTTATCGCTGTATCGCAATAATCTGGACGCCGGTTTTAATCATTATTATTCACTTTCATTATCGTTATTTGCCCTTTGCTCCGGGATATGACAATCAGCTGGCCATTACCTCTTCGAGCTATCTGGTGTTCTCTTTTGTTATTGCCTGTATGGCCATGCTGGCGACCCAGCAGCGCCTGATTTATGCCAGGGTACGGCGGATGGCTTTTCTCGATC contains:
- a CDS encoding zinc ribbon domain-containing protein; this encodes MELNCPVCGKTLSGTESGAHCEGCQMDFTLEARCPDCHKPLQVLKACGAVDYFCQNGHGMISRKRVEFVPLAS
- a CDS encoding protealysin inhibitor emfourin, with product MKVPELADDAVIELAREGGFAFIPGLSGERRITLSSLTQAQRQRIVDILQQSFPFGLPPGRASSPGRGDRRYFRIQILRAQHNQAQYTDIIVLIPEEDAPPSLVELWQKGEGCVGD
- a CDS encoding M4 family metallopeptidase, with product MQYYHYRCVVPPYILRRIVDHGSTTQQRCAQQTLTHVQALMAHVPGQPTAAHVSTPGQLERDIYDAQQTQDLPGTQVRFEGQLSNGDVAVDEAYDYLGITHEFFWRTYHRDSLDNRGLKLIGTVHYGREYQNAFWNGQQMVFGDGDGEIFNRFTIAIDVVAHELSHGVTESEAGLIYFAQSGALNESLSDVFGSLVKQYHHKQTADRADWIIGAGLLARGIHGKGLRSMSHPGSAYDDPLLGKDPQPAHMKDFAHTRQDNGGVHLNSGIPNHAFYLAASALGGFAWEKAGYAWYDTVCDRALKQDADFADFAQLTITHGEKRSGTATAAAIEQAWKTVGVL
- the xseA gene encoding exodeoxyribonuclease VII large subunit — translated: MLPSQSPAIFTVSRLNQTVRLLLEQEMGQVWISGEISNFSQPSSGHWYFTLKDDNAQVRCAMFRNSNRRVTFRPQHGQQVLVRANITLYEPRGDYQIIVESMQPAGEGLLQQKYEQLKALLAAEGLFDQQHKQALPSPARCVGVITSKSGAALHDILQVLKRRDPSLPVVIYPTSVQGDDAPGQIVRAIELANLREECDVLIVGRGGGSLEDLWSFNDERVARAIFASRIPLVSAVGHETDVTITDFVSDLRAPTPSAAAEIVSRNQQELLRQLQSGQQRLEMAMDYFIANRHRRFTQLFHRLQQQHPQLRLVRQQTALERLRERMRLALETQMKRADQRQQRVIQRLNLQNPQPRIHRAQTRIQQLEYRLAENIHTRLSEQRERFGNAVTHLEAVSPLATLARGYSVTSASDGKVLKQTRQVKAGDLLTTRLNDGWVESEVKTITAVKKTRARKKA
- the guaB gene encoding IMP dehydrogenase, which translates into the protein MLRIAKEALTFDDVLLVPAHSTVLPNTADLSTQLTKTIRLNIPMLSAAMDTVTEARLAIALAQEGGIGFIHKNMSIERQAEEVRRVKKHESGVVSDPQTVLPTTTLREVKVLTERNGFAGYPVVTEDNELVGIITGRDVRFVTDLNQPVSVYMTPKERLVTVREGEAREVVFAKMHEKRVEKALVVDAGFHLRGMITVKDFQKAERKPNACKDEQGRLRVGAAVGAGAGNEERVDALVAAGVDVLLIDSSHGHSEGVLQRIRETRAKYPDLQIIGGNVATGAGARALAEAGVSAVKVGIGPGSICTTRIVTGVGVPQITAVSDAVEALEGTGIPVIADGGIRFSGDIAKAIAAGAAAVMVGSMLAGTEESPGEIELYQGRSYKSYRGMGSLGAMSKGSSDRYFQSDNAADKLVPEGIEGRVAYKGRLKEIIHQQMGGLRSCMGLTGCGTIDTLRTKAEFVRISGAGIQESHVHDVTITKESPNYRMGS
- the guaA gene encoding glutamine-hydrolyzing GMP synthase yields the protein MTDNIHKHRILILDFGSQYTQLVARRVRELGVYCELWAWDVTEAQIREFNPSGIILSGGPESTTEHNSPRAPQYVFEAGVPVFGVCYGMQTMAMQLGGHVEGSNEREFGYAQVEVVTDSALVRGIEDSLTAEGKPLLDVWMSHGDKVTAIPSDFVTVASTESCPFAIMANEEKRFYGVQFHPEVTHTRQGMRMLERFVRDICQCEALWTPAKIIDDAVERIRQQVGDDKVILGLSGGVDSSVTAMLLHRAIGKNLTCVFVDNGLLRLNEAQQVMDMFGDHFGLNIVHVEGEKRFLDALAGENDPEAKRKIIGRVFVEVFDEEALKLEDVKWLAQGTIYPDVIESAASATGKAHVIKSHHNVGGLPKEMKMGLVEPLRELFKDEVRKIGLELGLPYDMLYRHPFPGPGLGVRVLGEVKKEYCDLLRRADAIFIEELHKADLYNKVSQAFTVFLPVRSVGVMGDGRKYDWVVSLRAVETIDFMTAHWAHLPYDFLGRVSNRIINEVNGISRVVYDISGKPPATIEWE
- a CDS encoding nitrilase family protein; translated protein: MNNELQVATVQFCHRANDKSYNLGIMERFIHQAAGEGTRILAFPEMCITGYWHVIDLSAEEVGSLAERIDDSPSLARIARLAQSYEMAIGVGLIERASDDRLYNTYVVCMPDGQRHIHRKLHAFEHPAIDQGNSFTVFDTPWGVKVGVLICWDNNLTENARATALLGADILLAPHQTGGTNSRSPFGMQPIPVALWEKRYQDPDTLKAAFQGRNGREWLLRWLPSRAHDNGMFILFSNGVGLDNGEVRSGNAMIIDPYGRIIAETDAFEDTLVCATLDLSLLAMSTGRRWIHGRRPDLYAILSQNQGYERDARSARFSTEVPQFSDKTQH
- a CDS encoding LysR family transcriptional regulator, which produces MDIRLIRAFVTLAQLRRYHAAAERLCLTQPALTKQIQTLEHMTGMTLFQRGRQGAQLTAAGEAIYSQACHFVEQHDQFCAWTEQVRRGNVGTLALGFGISTFQMAPTQVKAFRQQFPDVDVSLNDIASHEQYRMLLEGQLHAGFVRMPVPDALEAQALMEENLVLAVPAGATEAFPDIASVLRQFPLLQINPKRGRGLAEQTALFLQINHLTADIVADADDIHTLLALVAGGNGVALLPAGACHLLPAGIKLITMTGEGARWQVGLAWNPQMADAVRDRFIAMVCRKNVAIPPR